Proteins encoded in a region of the Eretmochelys imbricata isolate rEreImb1 chromosome 10, rEreImb1.hap1, whole genome shotgun sequence genome:
- the SREBF1 gene encoding sterol regulatory element-binding protein 1 isoform X3, producing MECTFEDMLQLINTQDNEFPGLFDSSFDAPAAPMPEASTPVGLPSTAVSLDGYLGPSQAPPSAPMSMYQVPPPLQSISPQPQLRAGLGLTMAPSPASDIKEEPMALSASQPQPPPQPQQGVMTAQSFVPASQGQFTAQPLLGYQNQHGFTAVQPGGAPQSPASLPHSSPQMQPVTLQAHVQNISPQQLLATATTGTSQAVSSQIQQVPVLLQPHFFKAESLFLTAVKTDVSGAKTSSHTSLATTAAVQSAPLQVPTLVSGGTILATVPLMVDADKLPINRLVASGKPAFVQNKGEKRTAHNAIEKRYRSSINDRIMELKDLVVGSEAKMNKSAILRKAIDYIRFLRQSNQKLKQENVALRMAAQKNKSLKDLVSTCRGKPDVSMEEIKPEMMDMLTPPPSDVGSPSHSSPLSLSSGSSSDSEPDSPLFEETKGKKEQQLSTGSLGMLDRSRMALCAFVFLCLSFNPLASLLQGTSPEGAPESRAFPGPGRSIMGKPDSIDEASGWPTLIFWLLNVLVVLGAFVRLFIYGEPVTRPHSESSILFWRHRKQADLDLARGDFAQASQHLWTGLKALGRPLPTSNFDLACSLMWNLIRHLLQRLWVGRWLAGRAGGFRRDSELKADVRKSARDAALVYHKLHQLHMTGKHVGGHLSGINMALSAVNLAECASDTVSVATLAEIYVAAALRVKTSLHRRVHFLARPFLCSARQVSLSHSGTVPPAMQWLCHPVGHRFFVDGDWSLKGTPRDSIYSSTSNLVDPLAQVTQLFREHLLEKALCCVAMPDPNPPAAHREGEFSDALEYLQLLNGCSDTAGTPSCTLSISSGMAASTGSDPVAKWWASIVAVAIHWLQGDDEAAERLYPLVETMPRALQVSEKTLPRAALHSFKAVRALLGKQDSSQASLGQCEKASGYLRDSLGLSSPATGTLDKAVQLLLCDLLLVTRTNVWQQQMNVSQHLSCVYQASALELRGFQQDLSSLRRLAQAFRPAMRRVFLHEATARLMARASPTRTHQLLDRSLRRRGAQSSKEAGEPESHPTPREHAEALLLACCYLPPSFLSAPGQRVGMLAEAARTLEKLGDKRTLHDCQQMIIKLGSGTTVTTG from the exons ATGGAGTGCACTTTCGAAG ACATGCTCCAGCTGATCAACACCCAGGACAATGAGTTCCCGGGCCTGTTTGACTCTTCATTCGACGCACCTGCTGCCCCGATGCCAGAGGCCAGCACGCCTGTGGGGCTGCCGTCCACAGCCGTCTCTCTCGACGGCTACCTGGGGCCCAGCCAGGCGCCCCCCTCCGCTCCCATGAGCATGTACCAGGTGCCCCCGCCACTGCAGAGCATCTCACCGCAGCCCCAGCTGAGGGCCGGGCTAGGCCTGACGATGGCTCCTTCGCCAGCATCGGACATCAAGGAGGAGCCCATGGCGCTGtctgccagccagccccagcctccgCCCCAGCCGCAGCAGGGGGTGATGACGGCCCAGAGCTTCGTCCCGGCTTCCCAAGGCCAGTTCACTGCACAGCCCTTGCTGGGCTACCAGAATCAGCACGGCTTCACCG CAGTGCAGCCTGGAGGGGCTCCCCAGTCCCCGGCCAGCCTCCCTCACTCCTCTCCGCAGATGCAGCCCGTCACCCTTCAGGCTCACGTTCAGAACATCTcgccccagcagctgctggccacgGCCACCACCGGCACCTCCCAAGCTGTCTCCTCCCAGATCCAGCAAGTCCCG gtcctgctgcagccccacttCTTCAAGGCCGAGTCCCTGTTCCTGACAGCTGTGAAGACGGACGTCTCTGGGGCAAAGACCTCCAGCCACACTTCGCTGGCCACCACGGCGGCCGTCCAGTCTGCCCCGCTGCAGGTCCCG ACCCTGGTGAGCGGAGGCACCATCCTGGCCACGGTGCCGCTGATGGTGGATGCCGACAAGCTGCCCATTAACCGGCTGGTGGCCAGCGGGAAGCCAGCCTTTGTGCAGAACAAAGGCGAGAAGCGCACCGCACACAACGCCATCGAGAAGCGCTACCGCTCCTCCATCAACGACAGGATCATGGAGCTCAAGGACCTGGTGGTGGGCTCGGAGGCCAAG ATGAATAAGTCGGCCATTCTGAGGAAGGCGATCGACTACATCCGCTTCCTGCGGCAGAGCAACCAGAAGCTGAAGCAGGAGAACGTGGCCCTCAGGATGGCCGCCCAGAAGAACA AGTCCCTGAAGGACCTGGTGTCCACGTGCCGCGGGAAGCCGGACGTGTCCATGGAGGAGATCAAGCCAGAGATGATGGACATGCTGACGCCCCCGCCCTCAGATGTGGgctccccctcccacagcagccccctctcgctgagcagtgggagcagcagcGACTCAGAGCCCGACAGCCCGCTATTCGAGGAGACCAAG GGGAAGAAGGAGCAGCAGCTGTCCACCGGCAGCCTGGGGATGCTGGATCGCTCGCGCATGGCTCTCTGCGCCTTCGTCTTCCTCTGCCTCTCCTTCAACCCCCtggcctccctgctgcagggcaCCAGCCCCGAGGGCGCCCCAGAGAGCAGGGCCTTCCCAGGCCCTGGCAGGAGCATAATGGGCAAGCCAGATTCCATAG ACGAGGCCTCAGGCTGGCCCACCCTGATCTTCTGGCTGCTCAACGTGCTGGTCGTGCTGGGAGCCTTCGTCCGGCTCTTCATCTACGGTGAGCCTGTCACCCGCCCCCACTCGGAGTCGTCCATCCTCTTCTGGAGGCACCGCAAGCAGGCAGACCTGGACCTGGCCCGG GGGGACTTTGCTCAGGCCTCCCAGCACCTGTGGACGGGCCTGAAGGCCCTGGGCCGCCCGCTCCCCACCTCCAACTTCGACCTGGCCTGCAGCCTCATGTGGAACCTCATCCGCCACCTGCTGCAGCGTCTCTGGGTGGGGCGCTGGCTggccgggcgggcgggcggcttCCGGCGGGACAGCGAGCTGAAGGCTGACGTGCGCAAGAGCGCCCGCGATGCCGCCCTGGTCTACCACAAGTTGCACCAGCTGCACATGACAG GGAAGCACGTCGGGGGCCATCTCTCCGGCATCAACATGGCGCTGAGCGCCGTCAACCTGGCTGAGTGCGCCAGTGACACCGTCTCTGTGGCGACGCTGGCCGAGATCTATGTGGCCGCCGCGCTTCGCGTGAAGACCAGCCTTCACCGGCGTGTCCACTTCCTGGCG CGCCCCTtcctgtgcagcgcccggcaggTGTCCCTGTCGCACAGCGGCACCGTGCCCCCGGCCATGCAGTGGCTGTGCCACCCTGTGGGCCATCGCTTCTTCGTCGATGGAGACTGGTCTCTGAAGGGCACCCCGAGGGACAGTATCTACAGCTCCACCAGCAACCTAG TGGACCCCCTGGCTCAGGTGACCCAGCTGTTCCGTGAGCACCTGCTGGAGAAGGCCCTGTGCTGTGTAGCCATGCCGGACCCCAACCCGCCAGCGGCACACAGAGAAGG GGAGTTCTCCGATGCCCTGGAGTACTTGCAGCTGCTGAACGGCTGCTCGGACACCGCCGGCACCCCCAGCTGCACCCTCTCCATCAGCTCCGGCATGGCAGCCAGCACAG GCAGTGACCCCGTTGCCAAGTGGTGGGCGTCCATCGTCGCTGTGGCGATTCACTGGCTGCAGGGGGACGATGAGGCGGCCGAACGGCTGTACCCGCTGGTGGAGACCATGCCGAGGGCCCTGCAGGTGTCAGA GAAGACCCTGCCCAGGGCTGCGCTGCACTCCTTTAAGGCCGTGCGGGCCCTGCTTGGGAAGCAGGACAGCAGCCAGGCCAGCCTGGGCCAGTGCGAGAAAGCCAGTGGCTACCTGCGGGACAGCCTGGGTCTCAGCTCGCCCGCCACTGGCACCCTTGACAAG gcgGTTCAGCTCCTCCTGTGCGATCTGCTCCTGGTGACCCGCACCAACGTGTGGCAGCAGCAGATGAATGTGAGCCAGCACCTGAGCTGTGTCTACCAGGCCTCGGCCCTCGAGCTGCGGGGCTTCCAGCAGGATCTGAGCAGCCTGCGGCGCCTGGCCCAGGCCTTCCGGCCAGCCATGCGCCGG GTGTTCCTGCATGAAGCCACTGCCAGGCTgatggccagagccagccccaccaGGACCCACCAGCTGCTGGACCGCAGCCTGCGCAGGAGAGGGGCTCAGAGCAGCAAAGAAG CCGGCGAGCCGGAgagccaccccaccccacggGAGCACGCCGAGGCCCTGCTGCTGGCTTGCTGCTACCTCCCGCCCAGCTTCCTCTCTGCGCCAGGCCAGCGTGTGGGCATGCTGGCCGAGGCCGCCCGCACCCTGGAGAAGCTGGGCGACAAACGGACACTCCATGACTGCCAGCAGATGATCATCAAACTGGGCAGCGGCACCACGGTCACCACCGGATAG
- the SREBF1 gene encoding sterol regulatory element-binding protein 1 isoform X2, with product MTSLGFDDTSLDSLDPSLTLQESSEIATALLSDIDDMLQLINTQDNEFPGLFDSSFDAPAAPMPEASTPVGLPSTAVSLDGYLGPSQAPPSAPMSMYQVPPPLQSISPQPQLRAGLGLTMAPSPASDIKEEPMALSASQPQPPPQPQQGVMTAQSFVPASQGQFTAQPLLGYQNQHGFTVQPGGAPQSPASLPHSSPQMQPVTLQAHVQNISPQQLLATATTGTSQAVSSQIQQVPVLLQPHFFKAESLFLTAVKTDVSGAKTSSHTSLATTAAVQSAPLQVPTLVSGGTILATVPLMVDADKLPINRLVASGKPAFVQNKGEKRTAHNAIEKRYRSSINDRIMELKDLVVGSEAKMNKSAILRKAIDYIRFLRQSNQKLKQENVALRMAAQKNKSLKDLVSTCRGKPDVSMEEIKPEMMDMLTPPPSDVGSPSHSSPLSLSSGSSSDSEPDSPLFEETKGKKEQQLSTGSLGMLDRSRMALCAFVFLCLSFNPLASLLQGTSPEGAPESRAFPGPGRSIMGKPDSIDEASGWPTLIFWLLNVLVVLGAFVRLFIYGEPVTRPHSESSILFWRHRKQADLDLARGDFAQASQHLWTGLKALGRPLPTSNFDLACSLMWNLIRHLLQRLWVGRWLAGRAGGFRRDSELKADVRKSARDAALVYHKLHQLHMTGKHVGGHLSGINMALSAVNLAECASDTVSVATLAEIYVAAALRVKTSLHRRVHFLARPFLCSARQVSLSHSGTVPPAMQWLCHPVGHRFFVDGDWSLKGTPRDSIYSSTSNLVDPLAQVTQLFREHLLEKALCCVAMPDPNPPAAHREGEFSDALEYLQLLNGCSDTAGTPSCTLSISSGMAASTGSDPVAKWWASIVAVAIHWLQGDDEAAERLYPLVETMPRALQVSEKTLPRAALHSFKAVRALLGKQDSSQASLGQCEKASGYLRDSLGLSSPATGTLDKAVQLLLCDLLLVTRTNVWQQQMNVSQHLSCVYQASALELRGFQQDLSSLRRLAQAFRPAMRRVFLHEATARLMARASPTRTHQLLDRSLRRRGAQSSKEAGEPESHPTPREHAEALLLACCYLPPSFLSAPGQRVGMLAEAARTLEKLGDKRTLHDCQQMIIKLGSGTTVTTG from the exons ACATGCTCCAGCTGATCAACACCCAGGACAATGAGTTCCCGGGCCTGTTTGACTCTTCATTCGACGCACCTGCTGCCCCGATGCCAGAGGCCAGCACGCCTGTGGGGCTGCCGTCCACAGCCGTCTCTCTCGACGGCTACCTGGGGCCCAGCCAGGCGCCCCCCTCCGCTCCCATGAGCATGTACCAGGTGCCCCCGCCACTGCAGAGCATCTCACCGCAGCCCCAGCTGAGGGCCGGGCTAGGCCTGACGATGGCTCCTTCGCCAGCATCGGACATCAAGGAGGAGCCCATGGCGCTGtctgccagccagccccagcctccgCCCCAGCCGCAGCAGGGGGTGATGACGGCCCAGAGCTTCGTCCCGGCTTCCCAAGGCCAGTTCACTGCACAGCCCTTGCTGGGCTACCAGAATCAGCACGGCTTCACCG TGCAGCCTGGAGGGGCTCCCCAGTCCCCGGCCAGCCTCCCTCACTCCTCTCCGCAGATGCAGCCCGTCACCCTTCAGGCTCACGTTCAGAACATCTcgccccagcagctgctggccacgGCCACCACCGGCACCTCCCAAGCTGTCTCCTCCCAGATCCAGCAAGTCCCG gtcctgctgcagccccacttCTTCAAGGCCGAGTCCCTGTTCCTGACAGCTGTGAAGACGGACGTCTCTGGGGCAAAGACCTCCAGCCACACTTCGCTGGCCACCACGGCGGCCGTCCAGTCTGCCCCGCTGCAGGTCCCG ACCCTGGTGAGCGGAGGCACCATCCTGGCCACGGTGCCGCTGATGGTGGATGCCGACAAGCTGCCCATTAACCGGCTGGTGGCCAGCGGGAAGCCAGCCTTTGTGCAGAACAAAGGCGAGAAGCGCACCGCACACAACGCCATCGAGAAGCGCTACCGCTCCTCCATCAACGACAGGATCATGGAGCTCAAGGACCTGGTGGTGGGCTCGGAGGCCAAG ATGAATAAGTCGGCCATTCTGAGGAAGGCGATCGACTACATCCGCTTCCTGCGGCAGAGCAACCAGAAGCTGAAGCAGGAGAACGTGGCCCTCAGGATGGCCGCCCAGAAGAACA AGTCCCTGAAGGACCTGGTGTCCACGTGCCGCGGGAAGCCGGACGTGTCCATGGAGGAGATCAAGCCAGAGATGATGGACATGCTGACGCCCCCGCCCTCAGATGTGGgctccccctcccacagcagccccctctcgctgagcagtgggagcagcagcGACTCAGAGCCCGACAGCCCGCTATTCGAGGAGACCAAG GGGAAGAAGGAGCAGCAGCTGTCCACCGGCAGCCTGGGGATGCTGGATCGCTCGCGCATGGCTCTCTGCGCCTTCGTCTTCCTCTGCCTCTCCTTCAACCCCCtggcctccctgctgcagggcaCCAGCCCCGAGGGCGCCCCAGAGAGCAGGGCCTTCCCAGGCCCTGGCAGGAGCATAATGGGCAAGCCAGATTCCATAG ACGAGGCCTCAGGCTGGCCCACCCTGATCTTCTGGCTGCTCAACGTGCTGGTCGTGCTGGGAGCCTTCGTCCGGCTCTTCATCTACGGTGAGCCTGTCACCCGCCCCCACTCGGAGTCGTCCATCCTCTTCTGGAGGCACCGCAAGCAGGCAGACCTGGACCTGGCCCGG GGGGACTTTGCTCAGGCCTCCCAGCACCTGTGGACGGGCCTGAAGGCCCTGGGCCGCCCGCTCCCCACCTCCAACTTCGACCTGGCCTGCAGCCTCATGTGGAACCTCATCCGCCACCTGCTGCAGCGTCTCTGGGTGGGGCGCTGGCTggccgggcgggcgggcggcttCCGGCGGGACAGCGAGCTGAAGGCTGACGTGCGCAAGAGCGCCCGCGATGCCGCCCTGGTCTACCACAAGTTGCACCAGCTGCACATGACAG GGAAGCACGTCGGGGGCCATCTCTCCGGCATCAACATGGCGCTGAGCGCCGTCAACCTGGCTGAGTGCGCCAGTGACACCGTCTCTGTGGCGACGCTGGCCGAGATCTATGTGGCCGCCGCGCTTCGCGTGAAGACCAGCCTTCACCGGCGTGTCCACTTCCTGGCG CGCCCCTtcctgtgcagcgcccggcaggTGTCCCTGTCGCACAGCGGCACCGTGCCCCCGGCCATGCAGTGGCTGTGCCACCCTGTGGGCCATCGCTTCTTCGTCGATGGAGACTGGTCTCTGAAGGGCACCCCGAGGGACAGTATCTACAGCTCCACCAGCAACCTAG TGGACCCCCTGGCTCAGGTGACCCAGCTGTTCCGTGAGCACCTGCTGGAGAAGGCCCTGTGCTGTGTAGCCATGCCGGACCCCAACCCGCCAGCGGCACACAGAGAAGG GGAGTTCTCCGATGCCCTGGAGTACTTGCAGCTGCTGAACGGCTGCTCGGACACCGCCGGCACCCCCAGCTGCACCCTCTCCATCAGCTCCGGCATGGCAGCCAGCACAG GCAGTGACCCCGTTGCCAAGTGGTGGGCGTCCATCGTCGCTGTGGCGATTCACTGGCTGCAGGGGGACGATGAGGCGGCCGAACGGCTGTACCCGCTGGTGGAGACCATGCCGAGGGCCCTGCAGGTGTCAGA GAAGACCCTGCCCAGGGCTGCGCTGCACTCCTTTAAGGCCGTGCGGGCCCTGCTTGGGAAGCAGGACAGCAGCCAGGCCAGCCTGGGCCAGTGCGAGAAAGCCAGTGGCTACCTGCGGGACAGCCTGGGTCTCAGCTCGCCCGCCACTGGCACCCTTGACAAG gcgGTTCAGCTCCTCCTGTGCGATCTGCTCCTGGTGACCCGCACCAACGTGTGGCAGCAGCAGATGAATGTGAGCCAGCACCTGAGCTGTGTCTACCAGGCCTCGGCCCTCGAGCTGCGGGGCTTCCAGCAGGATCTGAGCAGCCTGCGGCGCCTGGCCCAGGCCTTCCGGCCAGCCATGCGCCGG GTGTTCCTGCATGAAGCCACTGCCAGGCTgatggccagagccagccccaccaGGACCCACCAGCTGCTGGACCGCAGCCTGCGCAGGAGAGGGGCTCAGAGCAGCAAAGAAG CCGGCGAGCCGGAgagccaccccaccccacggGAGCACGCCGAGGCCCTGCTGCTGGCTTGCTGCTACCTCCCGCCCAGCTTCCTCTCTGCGCCAGGCCAGCGTGTGGGCATGCTGGCCGAGGCCGCCCGCACCCTGGAGAAGCTGGGCGACAAACGGACACTCCATGACTGCCAGCAGATGATCATCAAACTGGGCAGCGGCACCACGGTCACCACCGGATAG
- the SREBF1 gene encoding sterol regulatory element-binding protein 1 isoform X1, which translates to MTSLGFDDTSLDSLDPSLTLQESSEIATALLSDIDDMLQLINTQDNEFPGLFDSSFDAPAAPMPEASTPVGLPSTAVSLDGYLGPSQAPPSAPMSMYQVPPPLQSISPQPQLRAGLGLTMAPSPASDIKEEPMALSASQPQPPPQPQQGVMTAQSFVPASQGQFTAQPLLGYQNQHGFTAVQPGGAPQSPASLPHSSPQMQPVTLQAHVQNISPQQLLATATTGTSQAVSSQIQQVPVLLQPHFFKAESLFLTAVKTDVSGAKTSSHTSLATTAAVQSAPLQVPTLVSGGTILATVPLMVDADKLPINRLVASGKPAFVQNKGEKRTAHNAIEKRYRSSINDRIMELKDLVVGSEAKMNKSAILRKAIDYIRFLRQSNQKLKQENVALRMAAQKNKSLKDLVSTCRGKPDVSMEEIKPEMMDMLTPPPSDVGSPSHSSPLSLSSGSSSDSEPDSPLFEETKGKKEQQLSTGSLGMLDRSRMALCAFVFLCLSFNPLASLLQGTSPEGAPESRAFPGPGRSIMGKPDSIDEASGWPTLIFWLLNVLVVLGAFVRLFIYGEPVTRPHSESSILFWRHRKQADLDLARGDFAQASQHLWTGLKALGRPLPTSNFDLACSLMWNLIRHLLQRLWVGRWLAGRAGGFRRDSELKADVRKSARDAALVYHKLHQLHMTGKHVGGHLSGINMALSAVNLAECASDTVSVATLAEIYVAAALRVKTSLHRRVHFLARPFLCSARQVSLSHSGTVPPAMQWLCHPVGHRFFVDGDWSLKGTPRDSIYSSTSNLVDPLAQVTQLFREHLLEKALCCVAMPDPNPPAAHREGEFSDALEYLQLLNGCSDTAGTPSCTLSISSGMAASTGSDPVAKWWASIVAVAIHWLQGDDEAAERLYPLVETMPRALQVSEKTLPRAALHSFKAVRALLGKQDSSQASLGQCEKASGYLRDSLGLSSPATGTLDKAVQLLLCDLLLVTRTNVWQQQMNVSQHLSCVYQASALELRGFQQDLSSLRRLAQAFRPAMRRVFLHEATARLMARASPTRTHQLLDRSLRRRGAQSSKEAGEPESHPTPREHAEALLLACCYLPPSFLSAPGQRVGMLAEAARTLEKLGDKRTLHDCQQMIIKLGSGTTVTTG; encoded by the exons ACATGCTCCAGCTGATCAACACCCAGGACAATGAGTTCCCGGGCCTGTTTGACTCTTCATTCGACGCACCTGCTGCCCCGATGCCAGAGGCCAGCACGCCTGTGGGGCTGCCGTCCACAGCCGTCTCTCTCGACGGCTACCTGGGGCCCAGCCAGGCGCCCCCCTCCGCTCCCATGAGCATGTACCAGGTGCCCCCGCCACTGCAGAGCATCTCACCGCAGCCCCAGCTGAGGGCCGGGCTAGGCCTGACGATGGCTCCTTCGCCAGCATCGGACATCAAGGAGGAGCCCATGGCGCTGtctgccagccagccccagcctccgCCCCAGCCGCAGCAGGGGGTGATGACGGCCCAGAGCTTCGTCCCGGCTTCCCAAGGCCAGTTCACTGCACAGCCCTTGCTGGGCTACCAGAATCAGCACGGCTTCACCG CAGTGCAGCCTGGAGGGGCTCCCCAGTCCCCGGCCAGCCTCCCTCACTCCTCTCCGCAGATGCAGCCCGTCACCCTTCAGGCTCACGTTCAGAACATCTcgccccagcagctgctggccacgGCCACCACCGGCACCTCCCAAGCTGTCTCCTCCCAGATCCAGCAAGTCCCG gtcctgctgcagccccacttCTTCAAGGCCGAGTCCCTGTTCCTGACAGCTGTGAAGACGGACGTCTCTGGGGCAAAGACCTCCAGCCACACTTCGCTGGCCACCACGGCGGCCGTCCAGTCTGCCCCGCTGCAGGTCCCG ACCCTGGTGAGCGGAGGCACCATCCTGGCCACGGTGCCGCTGATGGTGGATGCCGACAAGCTGCCCATTAACCGGCTGGTGGCCAGCGGGAAGCCAGCCTTTGTGCAGAACAAAGGCGAGAAGCGCACCGCACACAACGCCATCGAGAAGCGCTACCGCTCCTCCATCAACGACAGGATCATGGAGCTCAAGGACCTGGTGGTGGGCTCGGAGGCCAAG ATGAATAAGTCGGCCATTCTGAGGAAGGCGATCGACTACATCCGCTTCCTGCGGCAGAGCAACCAGAAGCTGAAGCAGGAGAACGTGGCCCTCAGGATGGCCGCCCAGAAGAACA AGTCCCTGAAGGACCTGGTGTCCACGTGCCGCGGGAAGCCGGACGTGTCCATGGAGGAGATCAAGCCAGAGATGATGGACATGCTGACGCCCCCGCCCTCAGATGTGGgctccccctcccacagcagccccctctcgctgagcagtgggagcagcagcGACTCAGAGCCCGACAGCCCGCTATTCGAGGAGACCAAG GGGAAGAAGGAGCAGCAGCTGTCCACCGGCAGCCTGGGGATGCTGGATCGCTCGCGCATGGCTCTCTGCGCCTTCGTCTTCCTCTGCCTCTCCTTCAACCCCCtggcctccctgctgcagggcaCCAGCCCCGAGGGCGCCCCAGAGAGCAGGGCCTTCCCAGGCCCTGGCAGGAGCATAATGGGCAAGCCAGATTCCATAG ACGAGGCCTCAGGCTGGCCCACCCTGATCTTCTGGCTGCTCAACGTGCTGGTCGTGCTGGGAGCCTTCGTCCGGCTCTTCATCTACGGTGAGCCTGTCACCCGCCCCCACTCGGAGTCGTCCATCCTCTTCTGGAGGCACCGCAAGCAGGCAGACCTGGACCTGGCCCGG GGGGACTTTGCTCAGGCCTCCCAGCACCTGTGGACGGGCCTGAAGGCCCTGGGCCGCCCGCTCCCCACCTCCAACTTCGACCTGGCCTGCAGCCTCATGTGGAACCTCATCCGCCACCTGCTGCAGCGTCTCTGGGTGGGGCGCTGGCTggccgggcgggcgggcggcttCCGGCGGGACAGCGAGCTGAAGGCTGACGTGCGCAAGAGCGCCCGCGATGCCGCCCTGGTCTACCACAAGTTGCACCAGCTGCACATGACAG GGAAGCACGTCGGGGGCCATCTCTCCGGCATCAACATGGCGCTGAGCGCCGTCAACCTGGCTGAGTGCGCCAGTGACACCGTCTCTGTGGCGACGCTGGCCGAGATCTATGTGGCCGCCGCGCTTCGCGTGAAGACCAGCCTTCACCGGCGTGTCCACTTCCTGGCG CGCCCCTtcctgtgcagcgcccggcaggTGTCCCTGTCGCACAGCGGCACCGTGCCCCCGGCCATGCAGTGGCTGTGCCACCCTGTGGGCCATCGCTTCTTCGTCGATGGAGACTGGTCTCTGAAGGGCACCCCGAGGGACAGTATCTACAGCTCCACCAGCAACCTAG TGGACCCCCTGGCTCAGGTGACCCAGCTGTTCCGTGAGCACCTGCTGGAGAAGGCCCTGTGCTGTGTAGCCATGCCGGACCCCAACCCGCCAGCGGCACACAGAGAAGG GGAGTTCTCCGATGCCCTGGAGTACTTGCAGCTGCTGAACGGCTGCTCGGACACCGCCGGCACCCCCAGCTGCACCCTCTCCATCAGCTCCGGCATGGCAGCCAGCACAG GCAGTGACCCCGTTGCCAAGTGGTGGGCGTCCATCGTCGCTGTGGCGATTCACTGGCTGCAGGGGGACGATGAGGCGGCCGAACGGCTGTACCCGCTGGTGGAGACCATGCCGAGGGCCCTGCAGGTGTCAGA GAAGACCCTGCCCAGGGCTGCGCTGCACTCCTTTAAGGCCGTGCGGGCCCTGCTTGGGAAGCAGGACAGCAGCCAGGCCAGCCTGGGCCAGTGCGAGAAAGCCAGTGGCTACCTGCGGGACAGCCTGGGTCTCAGCTCGCCCGCCACTGGCACCCTTGACAAG gcgGTTCAGCTCCTCCTGTGCGATCTGCTCCTGGTGACCCGCACCAACGTGTGGCAGCAGCAGATGAATGTGAGCCAGCACCTGAGCTGTGTCTACCAGGCCTCGGCCCTCGAGCTGCGGGGCTTCCAGCAGGATCTGAGCAGCCTGCGGCGCCTGGCCCAGGCCTTCCGGCCAGCCATGCGCCGG GTGTTCCTGCATGAAGCCACTGCCAGGCTgatggccagagccagccccaccaGGACCCACCAGCTGCTGGACCGCAGCCTGCGCAGGAGAGGGGCTCAGAGCAGCAAAGAAG CCGGCGAGCCGGAgagccaccccaccccacggGAGCACGCCGAGGCCCTGCTGCTGGCTTGCTGCTACCTCCCGCCCAGCTTCCTCTCTGCGCCAGGCCAGCGTGTGGGCATGCTGGCCGAGGCCGCCCGCACCCTGGAGAAGCTGGGCGACAAACGGACACTCCATGACTGCCAGCAGATGATCATCAAACTGGGCAGCGGCACCACGGTCACCACCGGATAG